In the genome of Actinomycetota bacterium, the window GAGCAAGGGAGACCCCATCGTTCTTAAGCAGTGGAGAGATCGATATCATCGGGAGGTCACCAAACTGTTGGGGGGATATGATCCCGATCTCATCGTTTTAGCCGGATATATGCTCATTGTAAGTGGGGAAATGTGTAGAAAATATCCCATGATTAATCTTCACCCCGCTGCCCCTGGGGGTCCCACTGGCACATGGCGGGAGGTTATCTGGAAGTTGATTGAAGCGCGACAAAGTAGAACCGGAATCATGATCCATTTGGTCACCGAGGAATTGGATAAGGGTCCTCCCATCACCTATTGCGCATTCCCCATCAGGGGTGCATCCTTCGATGAACTGTGGAAGAATTTGGATGAGAAACTAGAGATAAAAACACTGCCTCAAATCATTCGAGAGGAAGGGGAAGAAAATCCGCTTTTTAAGGAGATACGAAAGAATCAGGTCATTAGGGAACTACCCCTGATTTTTCACACCATTCAGCGATTTGCGGAGGGAAGGATCAATATCTCCCGCGGATCTGAAGGAGAAGTGAGATCGGTCATTGTGGATGGTAAGGTTTTGACCGAGGGTTTCAACC includes:
- a CDS encoding formyltransferase family protein; amino-acid sequence: MAYKIGWFSTGRDKAARDLLTTIHSGIKEGAIKAQIIFVFSDRGEGEAEESDKFFELVKSFGIPLICFSSKKFEPDLRGKSKGDPIVLKQWRDRYHREVTKLLGGYDPDLIVLAGYMLIVSGEMCRKYPMINLHPAAPGGPTGTWREVIWKLIEARQSRTGIMIHLVTEELDKGPPITYCAFPIRGASFDELWKNLDEKLEIKTLPQIIREEGEENPLFKEIRKNQVIRELPLIFHTIQRFAEGRINISRGSEGEVRSVIVDGKVLTEGFNLSREINAHLKEWSTGELN